A genomic stretch from Flavobacterium sp. KS-LB2 includes:
- a CDS encoding glycosyltransferase — protein sequence MQKKKIVHIVDTLCVGGREKIVIDICNNLNKNQYDVYIITLTDDLNEISGLINAKEVTLVSLPLKHKDLIGLTTVLNFFGAIRVLSKAIKSIQPDIIHTHSYLHRLLIVFTTIKTSTAKIKVFHTVHTSGMYYNPKSFLDNFKLLTEKWIIGMLKPNLVSISEIIHENNQRLFKKHSKSIRYIPNGVDLNVFDNKKYGILPEAFGVKDSDIVLTYVARLCWGKNHITLLKALKIVLETHPNVKLIFAGEGETRKQIELFISENQMHDIVLLLGAISNIPELLSITNIAVFPSEFEGFTLTLIEKMAMGLPVVAANNDIFSRLITDRKNGLLFSMFDEKALAACIVELIEDEALYQQISKNSTFFSRQFSVQRMVLEHEDYYQNS from the coding sequence ATGCAAAAGAAAAAAATAGTTCATATTGTAGATACTTTATGTGTTGGCGGACGAGAAAAAATTGTTATTGATATTTGTAATAATTTAAATAAAAATCAGTATGATGTTTACATTATTACATTAACTGATGATTTGAATGAAATAAGTGGTTTAATCAATGCCAAAGAAGTTACTCTTGTAAGCCTTCCTTTAAAGCATAAAGATTTGATTGGCCTAACTACTGTCTTGAATTTTTTTGGCGCAATACGTGTTTTGAGTAAAGCTATTAAATCGATTCAACCTGATATCATTCATACGCATTCTTATCTTCATAGGTTATTAATTGTATTTACCACTATAAAAACGAGTACTGCAAAGATTAAAGTATTTCATACGGTGCATACGTCTGGAATGTATTACAATCCAAAATCTTTTTTAGATAATTTTAAACTTTTGACTGAGAAATGGATTATTGGAATGCTTAAGCCTAATTTAGTTAGTATTTCTGAAATCATTCATGAAAACAATCAGCGATTATTTAAAAAGCATTCAAAAAGTATAAGATATATTCCTAATGGTGTTGATTTAAATGTTTTTGATAACAAAAAGTATGGGATTTTGCCTGAAGCTTTTGGCGTAAAAGATTCTGATATTGTCTTAACATATGTTGCTAGACTTTGTTGGGGTAAAAATCATATCACGTTGTTGAAAGCATTAAAAATTGTTTTAGAAACGCATCCAAATGTTAAATTAATATTTGCGGGAGAAGGAGAAACGAGAAAACAGATAGAGCTTTTTATTTCAGAAAACCAGATGCATGATATTGTTCTTTTATTAGGAGCTATTTCAAACATACCCGAACTTTTATCTATAACAAATATTGCAGTTTTTCCTTCAGAATTTGAAGGTTTTACCTTAACGCTTATTGAAAAAATGGCAATGGGACTTCCTGTAGTAGCTGCCAATAATGATATATTTTCAAGGCTGATCACCGATAGAAAAAATGGATTGTTGTTTTCAATGTTTGATGAGAAAGCACTGGCAGCTTGTATAGTCGAATTAATTGAAGATGAGGCGTTATATCAGCAAATAAGTAAAAACAGCACGTTTTTTTCTAGACAGTTTTCTGTGCAAAGAATGGTTTTAGAACATGAGGACTATTATCAAAATAGTTAG
- a CDS encoding glycosyltransferase gives MTKKIVFVVSTLDSGGVENYLLRFLRFFNNKIQPIVICRGDYLGELEEEYRKISQIEIVKMDLSKFDFNSNRSLYFFLKDSKADSIVDFSGHFSGIIIFIAKLAGIKRRIVFYRESTYQFELNFFKTLYINFSKTLVTSFSTKILSNSIAALDFFHATRNRNSQKFSVIYNGIDFEIGDKKFSKEDFSIPENAFVIGHTGRYNFAKNHGTIIKVAENICKKYNDVYFVLCGKNTDVELLETVSKSRVLKDKVKLLGYRDDVNSILPIFDLFFFPSITEGQPNSLIEAMIAGLPIVASNIKTILETTPLELHKDLIDPLDFSAFSDAIEKYYLGELKRNSGLSDWAEKKFSAKILFQEFFDEL, from the coding sequence ATGACAAAAAAAATTGTTTTTGTAGTTTCAACACTTGATTCGGGTGGGGTTGAGAATTATTTGTTGCGTTTTTTGCGTTTTTTTAATAACAAAATCCAACCTATTGTAATTTGTAGAGGGGATTATTTAGGTGAATTAGAGGAAGAGTATAGAAAGATAAGCCAGATTGAAATTGTAAAAATGGATTTATCAAAATTTGATTTTAATTCAAATAGATCATTATATTTTTTTTTAAAAGACTCTAAAGCGGATTCTATTGTTGATTTTAGTGGTCATTTTTCTGGTATTATAATTTTTATTGCAAAATTAGCCGGAATAAAAAGAAGAATTGTATTCTACAGAGAATCTACCTATCAATTTGAATTAAATTTTTTTAAAACACTTTACATTAATTTTTCTAAGACACTAGTTACTAGTTTCTCAACCAAAATTTTATCAAATTCTATTGCTGCTTTAGACTTTTTTCACGCTACAAGAAATAGGAATAGCCAAAAATTTTCTGTCATTTATAATGGAATAGATTTTGAAATCGGGGATAAAAAGTTTTCAAAAGAAGATTTTAGCATCCCAGAAAATGCTTTTGTTATTGGTCATACAGGAAGGTACAACTTTGCTAAAAATCATGGAACCATTATTAAAGTAGCGGAAAATATTTGTAAAAAATACAATGATGTTTATTTTGTTTTGTGTGGTAAAAATACAGATGTTGAATTATTAGAAACCGTATCTAAAAGTAGGGTATTAAAAGATAAAGTCAAATTATTAGGATATAGAGATGATGTAAATAGTATTTTGCCGATTTTTGATTTGTTTTTCTTTCCCTCTATAACGGAGGGACAACCCAATTCTTTAATTGAAGCAATGATTGCAGGGTTACCTATTGTAGCCTCAAATATCAAAACTATTTTAGAAACTACACCTTTAGAATTACATAAGGATCTAATTGATCCATTAGATTTTTCTGCTTTTTCGGATGCTATAGAGAAATATTATTTAGGAGAATTGAAGCGCAACAGTGGTTTGTCAGATTGGGCTGAAAAAAAATTCAGTGCAAAGATATTGTTTCAAGAGTTTTTTGATGAATTATAG
- a CDS encoding EpsG family protein, with amino-acid sequence MFKFSLNNSLNLKFNKISLFNAVLFSVSPFLAIPSILIGVINKSKFSLQLLVLLFGIVSYIFVPNLSDDRARYFELYESFQNSSYVELFAYLMIQGQDFILQSMFYIASQYAISAQYVFAIVTIISMRLIFSIYYKITQTEVYTTKEYRFYAIILLCLAIPYIDLFSGTRFMFANSFVLMAFYIGLIEKKKIAFLLLVIASFIHFSTLVFIPIFSVLFFFPNSDKKYIVLFLISLFFIIIPVSFILSLFNLFGFSGGLAVKQDAYLEGDDFIQNAINESYIAKITFLLEMFFITTSYVFLVFFSKSKGVFKNMVLFSASVINIFYSVPTIFFRYVLFLKLLFVFFLIHEIYLHKQKAWGFLFASILIGIFFFQIISGLPNIIETFFNKDVILLVRIILKNNMSPNDFIQ; translated from the coding sequence ATGTTTAAATTTTCGCTAAATAATAGTTTAAATTTAAAATTTAATAAGATAAGCTTATTTAATGCTGTCCTATTTTCTGTATCTCCTTTTTTAGCCATTCCCTCTATTTTAATAGGAGTTATAAATAAGTCAAAATTTTCATTGCAATTATTGGTACTTTTATTTGGGATAGTAAGTTACATTTTTGTACCTAATTTGTCTGATGATAGAGCTAGGTATTTTGAGCTTTATGAAAGTTTTCAAAACAGTTCTTATGTTGAGTTGTTTGCTTATTTAATGATTCAAGGTCAGGATTTTATACTGCAATCGATGTTTTATATTGCCTCGCAATATGCTATAAGTGCCCAGTATGTTTTTGCAATTGTGACTATAATTTCGATGCGTTTAATTTTTTCAATATATTATAAAATTACACAAACAGAAGTTTACACAACAAAAGAATATAGGTTTTACGCCATTATACTGCTTTGTTTGGCTATACCCTATATCGATTTATTTTCGGGTACTCGATTTATGTTTGCTAATTCTTTTGTTTTAATGGCCTTTTACATTGGTCTAATTGAAAAAAAGAAAATCGCCTTTTTATTATTAGTAATAGCTTCATTCATCCATTTTAGTACATTGGTTTTTATACCTATTTTTTCTGTATTGTTTTTTTTCCCAAATAGTGATAAGAAGTATATTGTACTTTTTTTAATTTCTCTTTTTTTTATAATTATTCCAGTTAGTTTTATATTATCACTATTTAATCTATTTGGATTTTCTGGTGGACTAGCTGTCAAGCAGGATGCCTATTTAGAAGGAGATGATTTTATTCAAAACGCAATAAATGAGTCGTATATTGCTAAAATTACTTTTTTATTGGAAATGTTTTTTATAACTACTTCTTATGTTTTTTTAGTTTTCTTTTCTAAAAGTAAAGGTGTTTTCAAGAATATGGTTTTATTCAGTGCCTCAGTTATAAATATTTTTTATTCCGTGCCTACTATTTTTTTTAGATATGTACTTTTTCTAAAATTATTATTTGTTTTTTTTCTCATTCATGAAATTTACTTGCATAAACAAAAAGCGTGGGGTTTTTTATTTGCGTCCATTTTAATAGGTATTTTCTTTTTTCAGATAATTTCAGGATTGCCCAATATTATTGAAACCTTTTTTAATAAGGATGTGATTTTGTTAGTCCGAATTATTTTAAAAAACAATATGAGTCCAAATGATTTTATCCAATAA